CTTGTATGGTGAGAGCAGTTCACGGCGAGTCCCTTTCGAGGATGCCTCTCTCAGTCCAACGATTTGGAAGTCCAAGCGCTTGAGGTTCTCGTTCTCGATGATCTTCTTTTCTATCTCGCCCATCCTTCCTTGCGCGAACACCGACTCTGAACCATAGATCAGTCCGCTCACGAAGGCCTTTCCCTCGCGTGCGTTCCTGACAGCCTTCTCCAGATTATCCTCTGTCACGAGGATCGGGTTGTCATGGTCCGGGACGTTGTTCTTCGAGAGAGGGAGGATCATGTCACCCACTTCAGGCTCCTTGATTGACATGCCTTTCCTGATCCTCTCGCTCAGCGTACGGTTGAACAGGTAGGACTGGTATGCGTGGACGAACATCATGAGAAGGTTGTAGGGCAGGGTCTTGAGCGCCCCTAGGAAATCCCCAGGGTTGTCCTTCAGATGACCTATCATCATACGCTCGAAAGTGAGCTTCATCGGATACTCGTCAAAAGCGCGCTCGAAATCCTTGGTCTCCTGCAATGCCCTCCTAGCGTCGTTCGCCTCGGAGTCCTCTTCGAGGGGATTGGCCACATACCTCATGACCGCGCCCTCGATATCGCCTCTTACTAGGTCCTTGCCGACCAGGTGGGTGATCGACCTCACTGAACCGAACCTCTGGATTCCAAAGTAGTTGGGGAAGCCGCTTGTCGGCTCCAGCCGCTCCTTAACGGCCTTGCAGATGCCCTCTGTGTCCGTCCCTTGCGATATGTCGGTGACTCGGATCTGAAACTTGTTGCCCACGAGATCCCCGATCGATATCATCCGTCTCGCAGTGTACACATCCGTGATCCTCACGTCTGGAATCTCGAGCGACTTCACAAAATCT
This genomic interval from Candidatus Thermoplasmatota archaeon contains the following:
- the truD gene encoding tRNA pseudouridine(13) synthase TruD, which gives rise to MYESDLGLEIFLTEDIPGIGGRLRRTPEDFVVDEISILPPPFPDGKFVIAKVWHRNWEANRLVRRLGSNLHVGRSRIGFAGTKDGRSVATQLMSFNAPIDFVKSLEIPDVRITDVYTARRMISIGDLVGNKFQIRVTDISQGTDTEGICKAVKERLEPTSGFPNYFGIQRFGSVRSITHLVGKDLVRGDIEGAVMRYVANPLEEDSEANDARRALQETKDFERAFDEYPMKLTFERMMIGHLKDNPGDFLGALKTLPYNLLMMFVHAYQSYLFNRTLSERIRKGMSIKEPEVGDMILPLSKNNVPDHDNPILVTEDNLEKAVRNAREGKAFVSGLIYGSESVFAQGRMGEIEKKIIENENLKRLDFQIVGLREASSKGTRRELLSPYKELSVKADKSEATFRFTLNKGCYATALLREFMKGDISQY